The DNA region CAGGGCGTAGCCGGCATCGGCCGCCAGCACCTCGGCCAGTGTGAGGTCGGCAATGCGCCCTTGCCGGTCCGTCAGGCGGTCCAGCGTGGCGTCGTGCGAGAGCACCAGCACGCCGTCGCGCGTGGCGTGCATGTCCATTTCCAGCAGGTCCACGCCCAGGGCCGCCGCATTGCGGTAGGCCAGCAGGGTGTTGCTGGGCCACAGCAGTTCACCGCCCTGGTGCGCAATATTCAGCGTCGTGCCCGTTACAAACGGATTGTCCGGGGCCTGCCCCGCGCCACACGACACCAGCACTCCGGCCAGCGCCGCTCCCACCCACCTGTTGTGCATGGGCGTAGCGTAATACATGGCGTGTCCCGTGGGCGTCAGCGCCCCTGCGCGCGCCCAGCGGTTTACAGCCCCGTGGGGGCGTGCTAACATTCCTTCCGCTGGAAGAGGAAAGACCTGCCAGCCCTCCCGCAAGGGCCAGCAACAGCCAGTGTCGGCGCTGTAGCCAAGTGGTAAGGCAGAGGTCTGCAAAACCTCCACCACCGGTTCGAGTCCGGTCAGCGCCTCCAACATACCCCGCAGACCATCCTGCACAGAACCGTAGCTCAGGGGTAGAGCACTACCTTGACACGGTAGGGGTCAGGGGTTCAAATCCCCTCGGTTCTACCAAGTGCCCGGCTTTCTTAACGAAAGCTGGGTCTTTCTTTGAGTTCTGTGTGTCCAGCTATAAGGATAAGCGCGCGCCAGGTTGAACGCCCCTCATTTACAATTTGCCTTCGAATGACGGACCTGGAATGGTTGATGCTGGCCGGCTGTGGCTTCTGTGCGCTCTATGCTTTTCTCACCCTGCGCGCTGGGGCGGCGCGGCTGCATTACCGTGACCGCCCGCTGTACTGGCGCGGCGCGGCGCTGCCTCTGGTGCTGCTGGCTCTGGCCATGGGCGTGGCCGGCTACGGCCTGCTCAGTGGGAGGACCCCGGGCCTGTTTGGGCTGTCGGCCGCGGTGGGCGCCCTGAGCGCCGCCGCCGCATGGTTCATTGAGCAGGAGCCGAACCGGCTGGTGCGCTGGGCCTACCGCACCCAGCGTTCGTCCTGAACCCCGGGGCAGTGTCTCTTTGCCATACGGCACCGGATCGGCCGGGGGCGGTCACCGCGCCCCAGGCCCCGTCCGGCTGAAGGTCCGTTCATTCCCTGCAGGGCGCCGCTCCGGTGCAAAGGGGTACACTGCTGGGCGTGCTTGCTGTTCGACTGTTGGTCATGCTGCTGGGGCTGGCGCTGGGCTACCTGGCCGGAAACGCACTGGCGGCCGATCAGCCGGGCGGCCTGGGCACCGTTAACACCCTGAGCCTGATGCTGGCGGGCACCCTGACCGCCCTGCTGCTGGCGCCCCGCGCCGAATCCCTGCTGGGCGTGTTTGTCCAGCGCTTTTCGCGCTGGTACACCACCCTCTCGCCCCGCACCGTTGCAGCCGCCACCTTCGGCCTGATTGTGGCGCTGCTGCTGAGTGTGCTGCTCAGCAGTCTGCTGCGCAGTCTTCCCTTTTACACCTGGGTGCTGAATGTGGCGGTCACGGCGGTGCTGGCGGTGTTTTTCGTGTCGTTTGCGGTGCGCAACGCCGAGGCATTCGGCCTGCTGGCCTTTCCGCAGGTGCGGCGCAAACCCGGGGCCAAGGTGCTGGACAGCAACGTGATTATTGACGGCCGGGTCCTGGACCTGATTCGCGCGGGGTTTCTGGACGGCGATCTGCTGGTGCCGTCTTTCATTCTGCGCGAGATCCAGACCCTGGCCGATCACCAGGACCCCCAGAAACGCACCCGGGGCAAGCGGGGCCTGAACGTGCTTGAGGAGTTGCGGGCGCTGCGGCCCATTCGGGTGGAGGACTGGGACACGGCGCTGCCCACCACCGACGACAAGCTGATTCGCTTTGCGCGCGAAACCGGCGCCCGGATTGTCACCAACGACAGCAACCTGGGCAAGATCGCCCGCCTGCATGGAGTAGAGGTGCTGAGCATTCACGAGGCGGCCGTGGCCCTGCGCCCCCAGATTCAGGCCGGCGACCACCTGACCATCACCGTGACCAAGAGCGGCCAGCAGCAGGGCCAGGGCGTGGGGTACCTGGAAGACGGCACGATGGTGGTGGTGGAAGACGGCCTGAAGCTGCGCGGCAAGCCCGCCCGCGTGCTGGTGGTGAACAACGTGCAGACCAACGTGGGCCGCATGATCTTTGCCAAGGTGGACCGGGAAGAAGGGGCGGCGTAAGGCGAGGGAGGCAGGAAGCGGGGCGCGGTGGTGCTCACCGCGTCCCGCGCGCCGCTTCCTGCTTCCTTACCCCTCTAACCTCTGCACGCTGCTGCCCGCCACGCTTTTTGTTACCAGCAGGCGGCTGGGCAGGCGCTCGGAGAGGCTTTCGACGTGGGTGACCACGCCCACCATGCGGCCCTGGGTGCGCAGATTTTCCAGGGCGCCGGCCACAGCTTCCAGGGCCTGGGGGTCCAGGGTGCCAAACCCCTCGTCCAGAAAGAGGGCCCCCAGCACCTTGTTGCCCGCCAGATAGTCGCTCAGGGCAATGGCCAGGGACAGGGACGCCAGGAAGGTTTCCCCACCTGAGAGGGTGCGCACGCCGCGCACCTCGCCCGCGTTCCACAGGTCCTGCACCACGTAGTCGCCATTCTGGAGGGCCAGCCGGTAGCGCCCATCGCTGATCTCGTGCAGCAGCAGCCCCGCGCGGGTCAGCAGCTGCGCTTCCACCTCGGCCAGCAGGAATTGCTGGAATTCGTTGGCCTTCAGACTGCCCGTCAGGGTCTGCCAGGTGTCGAAGGTCTGCGAGGCCACCAACGCGCGGGCCTCGATCCCGGCCTTGCGTTCCAGGCGCTCGCGCAGGGCACGTTCCTGCTCGGCCAGCTGCCCGGCACGCTCGCGGGCGGCGCTCAGGGCAGCGTCGGTGGCGATCAGGTCGCGCGCCACCTGGGCCAGTTCCGCGGGGTCAAAGGGCGCGGCGCCCAGCTGGCGGTCCAGGTCGGCCAGGGCCACCCGCCCCTGGGCCAGCTGCGCAGTGTGGGTGCGCGCAGCCTCCTCCAGCGCGGCCACCTCGGCCTCGGGCAGGGCGGCGGCGCGGGCCTGGGCGGCGTCCAGACCCACTGCGGTGAGGGCCTGCAGCAGGGCCACGCGGGCGTCCTCGGCTTCCTGGGTGCGGCGCGCGGCCCCCGCCTGCACCCCGCGCAGGGTGGCCCCCGCCGCGCTGGCCTCGGCCTGGGTGCGGGCCAGTTCGGTCTGGGCGCGCTGCAGCGCCGTGCGAATGGCCGCAATGTCGTGCAGGGTCTGCTGCCGGGCGCGGGCCGCATCCGGACCGGCCGCGCGCACCCGGGCCGCCAGTCCGGCCAGCAGCCGGGCAGCCTGGGTCTGCGGATCACCACTCACCAGGGCCTCGGCGGCGCGCAGATCGGTTTCGCGGGCGGCCAGTTGCTCTTCCCAGTCGCGCAGGGTGGCGGCCCGGGCCTCGGTGGCGCGGCGCAGGGCGGTCAGTTCCAGGCCAATCTCCTTGTAGCGCAGGCGCCGCCCCTCCAGCGCTGAGCGGCGGGCCGAGACGTCCCGTTCCAGGGCGCCCAGATCCGGCACCTCGCCGCCGGGCAGGGCCTGAACGGGCTGCTCGCACAGCGGGCAGGGCTCGCCCAGGTGCAGGTGCGCGCGGTAGGCGGCGGCCCCGGCCGTCACCTGCGCCTCTTTTAACGCGGCCTCGGCGCGGTCCAGTTCAGCCTTGGCGGCCTTGCCCTCGCGCTCTGCCCGGCCCTGCTCGGCGGTCAGCGCCTCCATCTGGGCCTGCTCGGTGCGCTGGCGTTCCTGGTCGGCCTGCCACGCGGCGCGCTGGGCCTCAATCTGCACGCGCTCCTGGCGGTTCTTCTCGGCCTTCTGGGCGCCGTCGCGGGCCGTCAGAAAGACGTCCTCGTCCCAGGGCAGCGGCTGGGGATGGGTGGTCTGGGGGGTGCCGCCCGCGCGGC from Deinococcus arcticus includes:
- a CDS encoding PIN/TRAM domain-containing protein codes for the protein MLAVRLLVMLLGLALGYLAGNALAADQPGGLGTVNTLSLMLAGTLTALLLAPRAESLLGVFVQRFSRWYTTLSPRTVAAATFGLIVALLLSVLLSSLLRSLPFYTWVLNVAVTAVLAVFFVSFAVRNAEAFGLLAFPQVRRKPGAKVLDSNVIIDGRVLDLIRAGFLDGDLLVPSFILREIQTLADHQDPQKRTRGKRGLNVLEELRALRPIRVEDWDTALPTTDDKLIRFARETGARIVTNDSNLGKIARLHGVEVLSIHEAAVALRPQIQAGDHLTITVTKSGQQQGQGVGYLEDGTMVVVEDGLKLRGKPARVLVVNNVQTNVGRMIFAKVDREEGAA
- a CDS encoding AAA family ATPase, which translates into the protein MRPLNLELQGFTAFRQFTALDFSGLDLFALVGPTGSGKSSLLDAMTFALYGQTARLGASGLDALIAQGERGLSVSLTFEVGGQTYRASRTKGRKQAENEVRFERLDEDGRWTNLSDGGAKGISERIRRVVGLDFKTFVRSVMLPQGEFSRVLHGTGKERQTLLGELTGLDHVAAMQRVSSDRAKELKHEAQSLNAVLAGEYAGVTPEAAATLRAERDEVHTAAERLTDERERLQVAQTRLREQERVWKAREEAARRLSALEARAASVQAGAARAAQARRVAALLPLLDAAERARIAAEREGRDSLQAEQALHRAQQAERAAQAALSAAQSQEARIPELEARADTLREAEGDAARLRRAGGTPQTTHPQPLPWDEDVFLTARDGAQKAEKNRQERVQIEAQRAAWQADQERQRTEQAQMEALTAEQGRAEREGKAAKAELDRAEAALKEAQVTAGAAAYRAHLHLGEPCPLCEQPVQALPGGEVPDLGALERDVSARRSALEGRRLRYKEIGLELTALRRATEARAATLRDWEEQLAARETDLRAAEALVSGDPQTQAARLLAGLAARVRAAGPDAARARQQTLHDIAAIRTALQRAQTELARTQAEASAAGATLRGVQAGAARRTQEAEDARVALLQALTAVGLDAAQARAAALPEAEVAALEEAARTHTAQLAQGRVALADLDRQLGAAPFDPAELAQVARDLIATDAALSAARERAGQLAEQERALRERLERKAGIEARALVASQTFDTWQTLTGSLKANEFQQFLLAEVEAQLLTRAGLLLHEISDGRYRLALQNGDYVVQDLWNAGEVRGVRTLSGGETFLASLSLAIALSDYLAGNKVLGALFLDEGFGTLDPQALEAVAGALENLRTQGRMVGVVTHVESLSERLPSRLLVTKSVAGSSVQRLEG